The proteins below come from a single Corylus avellana chromosome ca3, CavTom2PMs-1.0 genomic window:
- the LOC132175941 gene encoding uncharacterized protein LOC132175941, with protein MGNCLFGGLGEVDGGVIKVVTSNGGVMEFFAPVTVGCITNEFPGHGIFRSHDLFWKPLSQHEELVAGESYYLLPLHATDKVNNNNTHGQIVRQGHIRSNSIPTTSLAAPYRMSLDYQGILKRSYTEVFSRYNSGRFWKVKLVISPEQLLEILSQEGRTEELIESVRTVAKCGHSGGSSLELSDRWSLSSSRNASSKKDGLLVDI; from the coding sequence ATGGGAAACTGTCTGTTTGGAGGCTTGGGGGAGGTTGACGGGGGAGTGATCAAAGTCGTCACATCCAACGGAGGAGTGATGGAGTTCTTCGCGCCAGTAACCGTCGGATGCATCACCAACGAGTTTCCAGGCCACGGCATTTTCAGAAGCCACGACCTCTTCTGGAAGCCACTCTCTCAGCACGAAGAGCTGGTGGCAGGCGAGTCATACTATCTCCTCCCCCTCCACGCCACAGACAAAGTTAACAACAACAACACGCACGGCCAGATCGTCCGGCAAGGCCACATCCGGTCGAACAGCATACCGACGACGTCGTTGGCTGCCCCATACAGGATGTCGTTGGACTACCAGGGGATACTGAAGAGGTCTTACACGGAGGTTTTCTCCCGGTACAACAGTGGAAGGTTCTGGAAAGTGAAGCTTGTTATAAGCCCGGAGCAGTTGCTGGAGATATTGTCGCAAGAGGGTCGCACCGAAGAGTTGATAGAGAGCGTCAGGACCGTCGCAAAGTGCGGTCATAGCGGGGGGTCGTCTCTGGAGCTTTCAGATCGGTGGAGCCTCTCAAGCAGCCGGAACGCTTCCTCTAAGAAAGATGGCTTATTAGTAGACATTTAA
- the LOC132176445 gene encoding acyl-CoA--sterol O-acyltransferase 1-like yields the protein MEGEVNNFIKVCLSVFLCLCYCYAIGKIVPRGRRRLLCVLPIVCFFLLLPLNLHSVHLGVITAFFIAWLANFKLLLFALGKGPLSSHPSISLGRFMSVACFPIKVQQNTPNLEKPRNTNTQLSYLDDKNKENPTSKRSPLKYVIMAVLLGILIRVYDYSDHIHPTIVLLLYCSHIYLFFEIILAVVGALARALLGVDLEPHFNEPYLSTSLEDFWGRRWNLMVTDILRLTVYDATHHATACVIGPKWAHLPATFANFVVLGLVHELIFYYLGRARPTWEVTCFFLLHGLCLTVEVVLKKAFFTGGWRLPPLISGPLTVGFFMVTYIWLFLPQFLRCRADERAIEEYAAFGEFVKSTITRALIFVF from the coding sequence atggagggGGAAGTAAACAACTTCATAAAGGTATGTCTCTCAGTCTTCCTTTGTCTTTGTTATTGCTATGCAATTGGAAAGATAGTCCCCAGAGGTCGTAGGAGACTCCTTTGTGTGCTCCCAATCGTCTGCTTCTTCCTCTTACTTCCTCTTAATCTCCATTCGGTCCATCTGGGAGTGATTACTGCATTTTTCATTGCCTGGCTTGCCAATTTCAAGCTCTTACTCTTTGCTCTTGGTAAAGGCCCTTTGTCTTCTCACCCATCAATCTCTCTTGGACGCTTCATGTCTGTTGCTTGCTTTCCCATCAAGGTCCAACAAAACACACCAAATTTGGAGAAACCCAGAAACACGAACACCCAATTGTCGTATCTAGatgacaaaaacaaagaaaaccccACTTCCAAAAGATCTCctttaaaatatgtaataatGGCTGTTCTTCTGGGAATTTTGATACGTGTCTATGACTACAGTGACCATATCCATCCAACCATCGTCTTGCTTCTTTATTGCTCTCACATATACCTTTTCTTTGAAATCATCCTGGCCGTGGTGGGAGCCCTGGCTCGAGCCCTTCTAGGAGTTGACCTCGAGCCCCACTTCAACGAGCCATACCTCTCCACCTCACTAGAAGACTTCTGGGGCAGGAGGTGGAACCTCATGGTCACCGACATCCTGCGACTCACCGTATACGACGCCACCCACCATGCCACAGCATGTGTCATTGGCCCCAAGTGGGCCCATCTGCCCGCCACGTTCGCCAACTTCGTGGTGTTGGGGCTCGTGCATGAGTTGATCTTCTACTACTTGGGGCGCGCGAGGCCCACGTGGGAGGTCACTTGTTTCTTCCTCCTCCATGGTTTGTGCTTAACAGTCGAGGTTGTTTTGAAGAAGGCGTTTTTCACAGGCGGGTGGCGGTTACCGCCGTTGATCTCGGGCCCCTTAACGGTTGGCTTCTTCATGGTTACTTACATTTGGCTGTTCCTTCCCCAGTTCCTCCGGTGTAGGGCTGACGAGAGGGCCATTGAAGAATACGCTGCGTTCGGCGAGTTCGTGAAGAGTACTATCACTCGCGCATTAATATTCGTGTTTTAA
- the LOC132175773 gene encoding NAC domain-containing protein 43-like gives MAKDMNLSINGQSQVPPGFRFHPTEEELLHYYLRKKVADEKIDLDVIREVDLNKLEPWDIQEMCKIGSTPQNDWYFFSHKDKKYPTGTRTNRATAAGFWKATGRDKIIYSGFRRIGLRKTLVFYKGRAPHGQKSDWIMHEYRLDESVHETSVSNSVGESMMGEDGWVVCRVFKKKNFQKALESPKASPISMETNTQIRNDGVLDQILLYMGRSCKPENEPFGNLNISDNTGTNNMIFLTAKHTSSSIGDHHHQGQLHDRFMHLPRLDSPTLHSLPMSNSSPFDQDHDHDHDHHHSLKACYQSFDEMLTETEPSFTNQAGGCSETTPGDDDPKTRLNDWVAFDRLVASQLNGQEETAKQLSCFTDPNMAFCPPPDDDVVQLSTDIRSSRLSQISNVYNSANDIWSFTKSSSSPSSTSDPLSHLSV, from the exons ATGGCAAAAGATATGAATCTGTCCATAAATGGCCAATCCCAGGTTCCTCCCGGCTTCCGATTTCATCCAACGGAAGAGGAACTTCTTCACTACTACCTCAGGAAGAAAGTTGCGGATGAGAAGATTGACCTTGATGTCATCCGCGAAGTTGATCTTAACAAGCTCGAGCCATGGGATATTCAag AGATGTGCAAGATTGGATCCACCCCACAGAATGATTGGTACTTCTTTAGTcacaaagacaaaaagtatCCAACGGGGACTCGAACAAATCGTGCCACAGCAGCTGGATTTTGGAAGGCAACAGGCCGAGATAAGATCATCTACAGCGGCTTTAGAAGAATCGGACTGAGGAAGACTCTGGTGTTCTACAAGGGAAGAGCTCCACACGGACAAAAATCAGATTGGATCATGCATGAGTATAGGCTAGATGAAAGCGTCCACGAAACTAGC GTTTCTAATTCAGTAGGAGAGTCAATGATGGGGGAAGACGGATGGGTGGTTTGCCGGGTattcaagaagaagaattttcagaaagCCCTAGAGAGTCCAAAAGCCTCGCCAATCTCTATGGAAACAAACACTCAGATAAGAAATGACGGGGTGCTGGATCAAATACTATTGTACATGGGAAGGAGTTGCAAGCCGGAAAACGAACCATTCGGAAATCTTAACATCTCCGACAACACTGGCACAAACAACATGATATTTCTGACAGCAAAGCATACAAGCAGTAGCATCggtgatcatcatcatcaaggGCAGCTCCATGATAGATTCATGCATCTCCCACGGCTAGACAGCCCAACCCTTCATTCTCTACCCATGAGCAACTCATCCCCCTTCGATCAggatcatgatcatgatcatgatcacCACCACAGCCTCAAAGCTTGCTATCAATCATTTGACGAGATGCTCACAGAAACCGAACCTTCTTTCACCAACCAAGCCGGTGGCTGCAGTGAGACGACCCCAGGTGATGATGACCCGAAAACAAGGCTTAATGACTGGGTCGCGTTTGATAGGCTGGTGGCGTCACAGCTTAATGGGCAAGAAGAGACAGCAAAGCAATTATCCTGCTTCACTGACCCCAACATGGCTTTCTGTCCTCCTCCTGATGACGACGTCGTACAATTATCTACAGACATACGTTCAAGTAGGCTAAGTCAAATCTCTAATGTCTACAATAGCGCCAATGATATATGGAGCTTCAccaaatcatcatcatcaccgtCGTCTACATCGGATCCCTTATCCCACTTGTCTGTATAA